The Desulfovibrio sp. TomC genome contains the following window.
TTGAAATCGCCAATGCCGTCGCCGTCGCTGTCCGCGAAAGAACGTACATGCAGTTCATAGATGATGGTCTTCTGGTACCATTGCGGATCGATTGGCAGCATGCCGGCCTCCCTGTTCTCCGGATTAGCTCAAATGAGAGAATCTCCTTCAATAGACCTTGACCTTATATGAGAAAAAATGTCTATCCTTATCTTGTGTACTCCTGCCTCGCGTCACAATGATCCGGCCGGACGGCAGACCTGTGCGCACGGAGTATGGGACCGCATGGGAATCGACACACTCATCCCGGGGCCGCGACCCCTGCCGGAGGTCGGCCATCGAAAAATCGGCCCCGATACCTACCGGTTTTGCCTGTGGGCCCCGCGGGCCGATACGGTCGAACTGGAGCGCATCGCGCCTTTGACTGGGAAGGAACGGTCCCGCTTGGACCCAGGCGGGGAAGCCGGCTGGGAAACGCCCTGGACTGTGACTGGGCGTCTGGCCATGGCCCGATTAGGGGACGGTTACTGGCTCGCTGAGGACAACGGGCTGGCCCTGGGGGATCTCTACCGTTTCCGTCTCGATGGGGAGCGCAGCCGGCCCGATCCGGCTTCCCCACATCAGCCCCATGGCGTCCACGGCCCGTCAGCCCTGGTGGACCACGGCTCCCACCAGTGGCGGGACGCCGGCTTCACGCCCCCGGCCCTGTCTGAACTGATCCTGTACGAGATGCATGTGGGCGTTTTCACCCCAGAGGGCACGTTGTCCGCGGCCGGGCAGCGCCTGGACGATGTGGCCGCCCTGGGCGTGACCGCCGTGCAGGTCATGCCCGTGGGGCAATTCCCGGGTAGGCGCAACTGGGGATACGACAGCGTGTATCCATTCTCCGTGCACCACGCTTACGGTGGTCCCGAAGGACTTAAGCTCTTCGTGGATGCCTGCCACGCCAGGGGACTGGCTGTGGTCCTGGACGTGGTCTACAACCACCTCGGACCGGAAGGAAACTACCTGCGTGACTTCGGCCCCTACTTTACCACCAGCCACAAGACACCTTGGGGCGATGCCCTCAACTACGACGGCCCGGACAGCGACCATGTCCGCCACTTCTTTTTCCATTCTGTCCTGCATTGGCTCGACCACTATCATGTGGACGGCTTCAGGCTGGACGCCACGCACGCCATTTTCGACCAGAGTCCCCGGCCCTTTCTAGGGGAATTAGCCGAACTGGCCAGGCGCTACGCCGCCCGTCATGGCCACCGGCCCTATTTGTTCGCCGAAAGCAATTTGAACGACCCCAGGTTGGTCCTGCCGCCGGGCCGTGGTGGGCTTGGCCTGTCGGGCATCTACAATGAGGATTTCCATCACGGTGCGCACGCTTGGCTCACCGGCGAACGGCACGGCTACTACGCGGATTACGGACGCATGAAGCACCTCGCTGCGGCCGCGACCCAGGGATTTGCCTACTCGGGCCAGTACTCCGCCTACCATCGCCGTGGGCATGGCGCGGATTCGGCTCGCCTGCCTGCCTGCGCCTTGACGGTATTTTTGCAGAATCACGACCAGACCGGCAACCGAGCCCACGGGGAACGCCTGGCCACCCTGGTCGGATTCGAAGCCAACAAGGCCGCAGCCGGCTTGCTGCTGCTTGGCCCGTTTCTCCCTCTGCTCTTTATGGGCGAAGAATACGGGGAGGACCACCCGTTCCTTTATTTCATCAGCCATCACGATCCCGACTTGATCCAGGCTGTGCGGACAGGACGGCTGGAGGAGTTCGCCGGACTGGGTGATGGCCGGCTCCCACCGCCCGATCCGCAGGACGAGCGGACCTTTCAGCATTCGAAGCTGCATTGGGAAAAACGGACCACCGGCCAGCATGGGCTGCTGCGCGACTGGTATGAGGAACTGATCCGCCAGCGCAAGCGCCTGGGCCTGACCCAGGCCGGAAACGGACATCCCCGAGCGCTTTGGGCCGATGAGCAAGGCCTGCTCGTTCTCGAAGGAACCTACGGCGCGCTGCTTCTGGTCTGCCTGTTTAACTTGTCCGCAGCGCCCCTGCGCGTGGCGACCGACCGGTTGGGCCTGGAGGTATGTCCCGGCAGGGCGTCCGCCCACGCCCAACCGGCCGGGTCCGATCCAACCGGCGCGGTCGGCCGGGAGGCCCCGGCCGGTATCTGGCATCGGCTGCTCGACTCGTCAGAGGTGCGTTGGGGCGGGCCGGGCGCGACCATGCCGCAGGTCCTTTTGGGCGAGGCACTTCTCCCCCCCTGGTCCATGGCTGCCTATGTCCGCAAGGAGTTTCGCCCATGATCGTCGCCCCCCTGGCCACTTACCGACTCCAACTGCGCCCGGAATTCGGTTTCGAGCAGTGCCGGCGGATCGTGCCCTATCTGGCGGCGCTCGGCATTACCCACATCTACGCCTCCCCCATCTTCAAGGCCCGGGCGGGCTCCACCCACGGCTACGACGTCTGCGATCATCAAAAACTGAATCCCGAACTGGGCACGCCTGAAGCGTTCGAACAGCTCATGGCCGAATGCAAGCAGCAGGGACTGGGCTGGATCCAGGACATCGTGCCCAACCACATGGCCGTATCCGGCGACAATGACATGCTGGTGGACCTTCTGGAAAACGGGGAATCTTCACGGTATTATCATTTCTTCGATATCGAATGGAACCACCCCTACAAAAGCATGGCTGGGCGGATGCTGGCCCCCTTTTTGGGCGTCTACTACAGCCAAGCCCTGGAAAATGGCGAGATACAGATACGCTTTGGCGAGGACGGTTTCAGCGTCCACTATTATGATATCAAGTTTCCCTTGCGCATCGATTCCTACGGAAAGATACTCACCTACAACCTGAGATCCCTGCGGGACAGCATTGGCCTGGAGAACATTGATTATATAAAAATTCTTGGCATCTTGTACAACATAAAAGCCGTGACCGGAGAAAAACGGGAGTCCGAGTATTATACCCAGATTTTTTTTATCAAGCGCCTTCTCTTTGAGATGTATCAGTCGAGCCCATCGCTGCATCAGTTCATCGACGCCAACGTCAGAATATTCAACGGCCAGGGCAACGACGGGGAAGGCGATCGCTTCGCCCTGCTCGACGATCTGCTCTCCGAACAGTTCTACCGGCTTTCCTTCTGGAAAGTGGCTGGAGAGGAGATCAACTACCGGCGTTTTTTCAGCATCAACAACCTCATCTCCTTGCGCATCGAGGATGAAAAGGTTTTCAGCCACACCCACAAGCTCATCTTGCAATACCTTCACGATCAGACTTTCTCCGGCCTGCGGGTGGACCACATCGACGGCCTCTATGATCCCTCGCTCTACCTGCAGCGACTGCGGGGGCAAGCTCCAGACGCCTATATCGTGGTGGAAAAAATCCTCATGCGCCATGAATCGCTGCCGGCTTTTTGGCCGGTCCAGGGAACCACGGGCTACGATTTCATGGCTCTGGCCTGCAACCTGTTCGTCCATGCCGACCAGGAAACGGCCTTCCAGAAGGCCTACGCCGGGTACGCCGGAATACGACAGTCCCTGGATGCGATCCTGGCTGAGAAGAAAAAGAACATCATCAAGCGGCACATGGCCGGGGACGTGGACAATCTGGCCCGGCTGGTCAAAACGCTTTCCAGTATGGACCGGCAAGGCATCGACATCACCATGGCGGCGCTCAAGCAGGCCATCGCCGGTCTTCTCGTCCAATTCCCCATCTACAGGACCTACCTCAGCCACGAGGCCTTCCGGCCGCTCGACCTGTCCTACATCCGGGCCGCGATCCGCCAGACCCGCCGGGCCAACCCGGACCTGGATTTCGAACTGGACTTCCTGGAGCGCTTCCTCTTGCTGGAATTCGGCGAAACACTCGTGGCCGCGGGCAAGCGGGAATGGACCAATTTTGCCATGCGCTTTCAGCAGGTGACCGCCCCACTCATGGCCAAGGCCATGGAGGACTCCACCTTCTACGTCATGAACCGGCTGCTCTGTTTAAATGAGGTCGGCAGCGATCCCGGCCGATTCGGCCTGACCGCCGAGAAATGGCATGCAGCCATCCAGAAACGCATGGAGTCCTGGCCCGCGACGATGAACGCCTCGGCCACCCACGACACCAAGCGGGGGGAGGACGCCCGTTTGCGCTTGGCCGCCCTCTCGGAGATGCCGCAGGAATGGACCGAGACCTTGAAGGTTCTGCGCCAGGCGACCGGAGGGAAACGAGGAAGGGGCCAAACCTCCCAGGCCCCGGACCGCAACGAGGAGTACTTTCTCTACCAGACCTTGCTGGCCCACCTGCCCTTTGACGAGACGGAGCGGGCTTCCTTTCCGCAGCGGCTTCGCGCCTATCTGATCAAGGCCATGCGGGAAGCCAAGGAGCGCTCCAATTGGCTGAGTCCCGACGAGCAGGGCGAGCAAGCCTACGGCGACTTCGCCGAAGCCCTGCTCAAGCCGGGACCGGGCAACGTCTTCCCCGGCCGGTGCGAGCCATTGCTGAAAAGAGTTGCCCAGGTGGGCATGGTCAATTCCCTGTCCCAAACCCTCCTTAAAATCGCCGCTCCCGGCGTCCCGGATTTCTACCAGGGCACGGAGTTGTGGGACTTCTCCATGGTGGACCCGGACAACCGCCGGCCAGTGGATTACAGCCGGCGACAAAAGGTCTTCAAGGAAATCAATGGGGCCTTCGAGGCTGACAGCAAAAAACTCGCGCACCAGCTTATTGAGCATCCCGAGGACGGCCGCATCAAGCTGTTCCTGATCTGGCGAGGTCTGCAAACCCGCCAGGACTTTGCTGAACTCTTCCGCAAAGGGGACTACCGGCCGCTGGCGTTTACGGGCGTGCGACGAGAGATGGCCTTCGGTTTCGCCAGGAGGCTGGGCGGGGACATGGTCCTGATCGTGATCCCCAGGCTGTTCGCCAAGGCTGTCGGCGAGGAAGCCCATTTTCCCCTGGGGGCGTTCTGGGAGGACACGGCCCTGCTTTCACCGGAGCCGAGGCTATTCACCGACGTGTTCACCGGCCGGGAGCTGCCTGCCGAGAGCGCTCTCTATCTCACTGAGATTTTCCGTGATCTTCCATTTGCGCTCCTGGTTTCCCGGATTGCGGAGCCGACGGCTCCAGCCTGACCGGCTGTCCTGTCCTGCATGCCCAGGGGCCCGGACGGCATGCCCATTCCCTAAAGGATTGCGCCCCACGGGGAACAGTGTGCGCGCAACAAAGAGGAGTCAACGCGATGGAGCGCTACGTCTGTATCCACGGGCATTTCTACCAGCCCCCCAGGGAAAATCCCTGGCTGGAAGCCATCGAGATTCAGGACTCCGCCTACCCCTTCCATGATTGGAACGAGCGCATCGCGGTCGAATGCTACGCGACCAACGCCCAGTCGCGCCTCCTCGACACCCAGGGGCGGATCGCGCAGTTGGTGAACAACTACGCCAACATCAGCTTCAACTTCGGCCCGACCGTCTTGCTGTGGATGCGCCAATTCGCACCCGAAACCTACAGGGCCATCGTGGAGGCCGACCGGCTCAGCCAGGAGAAGTTCGCGGGCCATGGCTCCGCTCTGGCCCAACCCTATAATCATATGATCCTGCCACTGGCCAACCGTCGCGACAAACGCACACAAATTGTTTGGGGCATCCGGGATTTCCAGTACCGCTTCGGCCGCGCTCCGGAAGGGATGTGGCTCCCGGAGACGGCCGTAGACCTCGAAACCCTGGACATCATGGCCGATGCGGGCATCACCTTCACCATCCTCGCCCCGCGGCAGGCGTCCAGGGTCCGGCCTTATGCATCGGAAGAGTGGATGGATGTGAGCGATGGCAGGATCAATCCGGGCCTAGCCTACCGGATAACGCTCCCCTCGGGACGATTTATGAATGTGTTTTTCTATGATGGCCCCATTTCCCAGGCTGTTGCCTTCGAAGGTCTGCTCAACAACGGCGAGGACTTCGCCCAAAGGCTTCTGAGCGGATTTCCCGAT
Protein-coding sequences here:
- a CDS encoding alpha-amylase family glycosyl hydrolase, whose product is MLPIDPQWYQKTIIYELHVRSFADSDGDGIGDFKGLIGKLDYLERLGIEAICTTARTWPASS
- the treY gene encoding malto-oligosyltrehalose synthase, whose translation is MIVAPLATYRLQLRPEFGFEQCRRIVPYLAALGITHIYASPIFKARAGSTHGYDVCDHQKLNPELGTPEAFEQLMAECKQQGLGWIQDIVPNHMAVSGDNDMLVDLLENGESSRYYHFFDIEWNHPYKSMAGRMLAPFLGVYYSQALENGEIQIRFGEDGFSVHYYDIKFPLRIDSYGKILTYNLRSLRDSIGLENIDYIKILGILYNIKAVTGEKRESEYYTQIFFIKRLLFEMYQSSPSLHQFIDANVRIFNGQGNDGEGDRFALLDDLLSEQFYRLSFWKVAGEEINYRRFFSINNLISLRIEDEKVFSHTHKLILQYLHDQTFSGLRVDHIDGLYDPSLYLQRLRGQAPDAYIVVEKILMRHESLPAFWPVQGTTGYDFMALACNLFVHADQETAFQKAYAGYAGIRQSLDAILAEKKKNIIKRHMAGDVDNLARLVKTLSSMDRQGIDITMAALKQAIAGLLVQFPIYRTYLSHEAFRPLDLSYIRAAIRQTRRANPDLDFELDFLERFLLLEFGETLVAAGKREWTNFAMRFQQVTAPLMAKAMEDSTFYVMNRLLCLNEVGSDPGRFGLTAEKWHAAIQKRMESWPATMNASATHDTKRGEDARLRLAALSEMPQEWTETLKVLRQATGGKRGRGQTSQAPDRNEEYFLYQTLLAHLPFDETERASFPQRLRAYLIKAMREAKERSNWLSPDEQGEQAYGDFAEALLKPGPGNVFPGRCEPLLKRVAQVGMVNSLSQTLLKIAAPGVPDFYQGTELWDFSMVDPDNRRPVDYSRRQKVFKEINGAFEADSKKLAHQLIEHPEDGRIKLFLIWRGLQTRQDFAELFRKGDYRPLAFTGVRREMAFGFARRLGGDMVLIVIPRLFAKAVGEEAHFPLGAFWEDTALLSPEPRLFTDVFTGRELPAESALYLTEIFRDLPFALLVSRIAEPTAPA
- the treZ gene encoding malto-oligosyltrehalose trehalohydrolase, whose protein sequence is MGIDTLIPGPRPLPEVGHRKIGPDTYRFCLWAPRADTVELERIAPLTGKERSRLDPGGEAGWETPWTVTGRLAMARLGDGYWLAEDNGLALGDLYRFRLDGERSRPDPASPHQPHGVHGPSALVDHGSHQWRDAGFTPPALSELILYEMHVGVFTPEGTLSAAGQRLDDVAALGVTAVQVMPVGQFPGRRNWGYDSVYPFSVHHAYGGPEGLKLFVDACHARGLAVVLDVVYNHLGPEGNYLRDFGPYFTTSHKTPWGDALNYDGPDSDHVRHFFFHSVLHWLDHYHVDGFRLDATHAIFDQSPRPFLGELAELARRYAARHGHRPYLFAESNLNDPRLVLPPGRGGLGLSGIYNEDFHHGAHAWLTGERHGYYADYGRMKHLAAAATQGFAYSGQYSAYHRRGHGADSARLPACALTVFLQNHDQTGNRAHGERLATLVGFEANKAAAGLLLLGPFLPLLFMGEEYGEDHPFLYFISHHDPDLIQAVRTGRLEEFAGLGDGRLPPPDPQDERTFQHSKLHWEKRTTGQHGLLRDWYEELIRQRKRLGLTQAGNGHPRALWADEQGLLVLEGTYGALLLVCLFNLSAAPLRVATDRLGLEVCPGRASAHAQPAGSDPTGAVGREAPAGIWHRLLDSSEVRWGGPGATMPQVLLGEALLPPWSMAAYVRKEFRP